The DNA window GCTCTGGTTCTCTGCAAGTAACTCTCGCTTTATGTCTTCAATCGCCATTTTCTACCAGCGTTAGCCTGCAAGACCAATAATCATAATCGCAACGACAAGTCCGAAGATGATAATTGTTTCAGGGATAACTGTTAAAATTAACCCTTTTCCAAACAGTTCTTCTTTCTCCGCCATTGCTCCTATTGCAGCAGTTGCTATAGATTTCTCTG is part of the Candidatus Woesearchaeota archaeon genome and encodes:
- a CDS encoding V-type ATP synthase subunit K, with amino-acid sequence MAGIETALIGLSAAVAIGASAIATALAEKSIATAAIGAMAEKEELFGKGLILTVIPETIIIFGLVVAIMIIGLAG